The genomic region TGAAATAGTTGTGGGAGTGTTTATTATGGTTATAGGACTGCTAATCATTGAATCAACTAGAAGATCTGCTTAAATTTTTTAATTACTATTCTAACCCTGTTTATATGCTATGACATCCACCTCTATTTTTGCACCTCTTGGCAATGCAGAAACTTGAACAGTTGTTCTAGCTGGTGGATTTGATTTGAAGTATCTACTGTAAACCTCGTTGAACTTGGGGAAATCACTTAAATCAGTTAAGTAAACAGTGACTTTAACAATGTCATCTAGTGTATACCCAGCGGCTTCGAGAATAGCCTTAATATTCTCAAAAACCCTAGTTGTTTGCTCCTCTATACCACCCACAATCAAATCACCTGTAGCAGGATCTAAGGCTATTTGACCAGAGACAAAAAGCCATTGACCAACCTTAACAGCTTGTGAATACGGCCCTATCGGCTTGGGGGCCTTCTCAGTAAAAACAATTTCCTTCGACATAATGTGCACCACAACAGAAAACAGGTTTGCATTATTAAAAACTGTTATAGCCTATTTACTCTAAACCTGGAATCCATAGATATAGTGGCTTGCCAACAAATTCTGAAAGATCATTCACCACTGAGCATACACCACCAAAGCTTATCTCTATTTTCCCAATTTTAAGATCTAAACCAAGAAGTTGCTGCAATAATCCCTTCGGCTTCTCAATTTTTATAAGCGGTGCATACTGGGGTAGACCAGCAAGCTCTTTCGCAATTTCAATTGCCTTATCCAGTGTGCCAACATCATCAGCTAGACCAACTCTCACAGCCTCCTCACCAAAATATATCTTTGCTTTAAAAACATCCTCATCCATTATCACCCTATGCTTCTTAACACGCTCAACAAATATTTGAGCAGTTTTATTCACAATCTCCTGAATAATGCTAAGTTCTTTTTGAGTTGGTGATCTATATGGGGATAGAATATCCTTGAACTCACCAGACTTAACAATAGTTATGTTAACACCAAGTTTATTTAGAAGCTCATTAACATTAACAATCATTGTAACAGCTCCAACAGAACCCACAATAGCATGTGGAGAAACAACTATTTTCTTTGCTGGTAACGCTATATAGTAACCTCCACTAACCAAAATCTCTGGAGAATAAACAACAACAACTTTATTCTCAGCCAACTTACTTAGAATCTGATATATCTCTTCAGAAGCAGCTGCAGAACCACCTACACTGTTAATGGATATTACAACAGCTTTTATTGATGGATCAGACAAGGCTTTGTCAACATAATACTTGACATCAGATGGTGTTATAGAGCCAGGAGAGAATATGTTGAAAGAGGAACCACTATAGCTAATAATTCCGCTAAGCTCTATCAAAGCAACCGAGCCAATACCTAGCCTTACAAGATTTTGAATATATCCAAGTAAAGCAAATCCAAAAACAATGGAGACAACCACGCCAACAGCTATCAAAACAATTAAATCTTTTCTTCTCATCAGTTAAACACCATCAAAATTTGCTTAAGTAAAATAATATATAGAAAAATTTTAAATTTATCTTGCAAAAATGTTTGAAGCATCATAGCTTAGTTAAAATCTCTCTAAATGCTGCTATTAACTCTCGTTCAATTATCCCATGACTTTCAAAATGCTTATTAGGATCCTTTGTCAATGTATAAACCCAATACAAGATGAAAAATCCGGTAACTATCGTTAGAATGATGTATAGAAACGTGCTTCTATCTGGAACAGTGGCAAACTCCTCTACTCTTCTTGTGAACCCCGGCAATCTCTCTCTAAGCTCATCAAAAATTTCAATTAGCAAAAGCTTCTCCTTTTCCGAATGTGATACAAAGTCCTTGTTTAGAAAGTGATAAACATAATATACATAGAATGGCACTATAGTTAGAATTGCATTAGCTAAGGCACTTCTCATTCTTGAATTGACTTCTCTAAACTCATTAAGTCTAGATTTAATTGCATATGACCTTCTAAACTTTAGCACTTCGGCAAGTTCTGCAATCGTTTCAAAGAGTGATAATGTTCTTCTAAAATGCTCATTTCTTCTCTCAACCCATTTATAGATCACATAAAGATTTATAATAAAGCCAATAATGATTATTGCAAAACCTGTGCCAAGCATTGAAATACCTGCTTGAAACTCAATAAATAAAGTAAATAATCCTATAAATAATATTATTGCGCCAATCACAATGAAAATTGTTGGTATAAATGGAATAACAATGTTCATTCTGTAATCAGTTTTTCTACTCTCTTCAACCAGTTCCTCAGCTCTTCTCAGCAAAGCCTCAGCTCTCTCCTTCTCATAAGACATACTCACAGCCCCAAAATTCTATACATGGCATTTGTATATAAAAATTTTGTTTATAAAAATCAATTCTGCTTAAAATATTCTTTTTACAACACTAAAATGTAATAGAATTGACATTCAATGGTTACTCAACTTTCTCAACTTTTATTCTGCTACCGCTTCTAACCCTTGAGAATATTGTTGGATCTCCCAACACTTTACCAACAATGTTCACTGGGCTTGCAGGTCTTATCTCATTTCTTGATCTGCTTGCTGGTGTTGGCCCCCAGAAAATGCATAGAGCGTTTCCAGGTGGCCAATAGGCAATTGTTCCCTTGTCAACAACTTCCCTAGCATTTTCCTCGGGTGCTGTTATAGGTGTTGAGAAATACACTTCGTCTCCCCATCTATAAGCTGTAGACTCTATTGGAAGAGCATCAACTATTTCTTTGTAGGTGTTTGGGCTGTGAGCATCGAATAGCTCAGCCTCTACACACCCAGTTTCCTCTGTGCATATCCTAATTCTTGTTACATTCATATGCATCTCCTTCAAGAAAATTGGGTGAGGAATATTTTAAGTTTTTGTCTTTAAATAAATAGGGAATTTTGCCAAGATGCAAAAATGTTTTGTTTTTAACAAAAATTTCATATGTTTTGCTGTTGCTAGAATACAACCACTGGTTTTATGTAGCTTTTTCTGCTTGTGCCTTTGAGTATGTTTAGTGCTTCTTCCAGGTCTATTCTATCGATTATTGTGTCTAGCTCTGGCATCTTAGCTATTAGCTCAACTGCTCTTTGTGTTGTGTATGGGTTTACAATTGCACCTGCTATTGTCACCTCCTTTCTGTATAGAAGGTATGGCTCTAGCTCAACTTTTTT from Ignisphaera cupida harbors:
- a CDS encoding cyclophilin-like fold protein — encoded protein: MNVTRIRICTEETGCVEAELFDAHSPNTYKEIVDALPIESTAYRWGDEVYFSTPITAPEENAREVVDKGTIAYWPPGNALCIFWGPTPASRSRNEIRPASPVNIVGKVLGDPTIFSRVRSGSRIKVEKVE
- a CDS encoding RidA family protein — its product is MSKEIVFTEKAPKPIGPYSQAVKVGQWLFVSGQIALDPATGDLIVGGIEEQTTRVFENIKAILEAAGYTLDDIVKVTVYLTDLSDFPKFNEVYSRYFKSNPPARTTVQVSALPRGAKIEVDVIAYKQG
- the sppA gene encoding signal peptide peptidase SppA, translating into MRRKDLIVLIAVGVVVSIVFGFALLGYIQNLVRLGIGSVALIELSGIISYSGSSFNIFSPGSITPSDVKYYVDKALSDPSIKAVVISINSVGGSAAASEEIYQILSKLAENKVVVVYSPEILVSGGYYIALPAKKIVVSPHAIVGSVGAVTMIVNVNELLNKLGVNITIVKSGEFKDILSPYRSPTQKELSIIQEIVNKTAQIFVERVKKHRVIMDEDVFKAKIYFGEEAVRVGLADDVGTLDKAIEIAKELAGLPQYAPLIKIEKPKGLLQQLLGLDLKIGKIEISFGGVCSVVNDLSEFVGKPLYLWIPGLE